In the genome of Anabrus simplex isolate iqAnaSimp1 chromosome 7, ASM4041472v1, whole genome shotgun sequence, the window gtgaCATGGGCTCatatcaggcgaataaggcgggtgtggaagaacctcccatccccactaTTGTAAGCAACACTGAACAATGGCTGCTGCGCAAGCTGTCGCGTGTTTGTGTAGGATTATGgcattgtccaaaagatctggtCGTTTGGtccgcactgcacggcgcaatagGTACAACGTAAAAGGATTTGTAATAAACTTCAATGACAGTGTGCCCCTCATGCaatggatgacacacaagaacaccttgaacatcgtatgccaggattaccataaccttattgggcgactgattttgtcgaaACTTGTGTCTCCCTGGTGACCCCTGACGACAGTTCAAGTTCATAAGCACGTGCtcatgtttcatcgactgcaagAATGTAATTCAACATGGCTCgtccttcttgctgaaacctctccagattgatgcgaCATGTTTCGTAACGAGTCCACTTCGGTACCTCAGTTAAGCGATGTGGCACCCACTTTGGACAAAGTTTacgcatctgtaggtccttgtgtaaaatgcgTCGTATTGTTGCCGCTAGTACTGCTGTATGTTCatgcaattccgctagagtccagcgcctgtcctcatgtaaacactgatcgatcaccattatccgtacatcctTGCCcatggacggcctgggcgaggcaaatcggcagttgatactctactccatttgaacgtctccacccacctcaccactgttctatagggcatggcatgcacacctaatgcttctcacagctctgcatggcattggcgtgcatttctgccatggGGAACTGCTATTTTaacatacgatcgttgctcctgcttgtcgacttccattttgtgacgctctcactcacacactgaacttgggggcatgcttagaaccacactgttgtttacatacaccatctagtggcatcatacgcaagtacattctgtacgtttccaaatgcatgtcttagattttccgtgttgtctcctgcttgcaaggaaaaaaatagttgccatggctTACGACTCGACCTACGTAGCTTTGAGTGAGTGTGACAGGGGTTTCATGCAGATGAATGACATTAAGAACATCTTTAAAGATGGAACCTGTATCTAGTCTTTTATTTGAGAAAATGACTGGACCTCCTCTGCGTCTATAAGAATTTTCCAAATACATGTATTTGCAGCCACTTCCCACATGTCTTTCTGCATTGGAAACTAATGGCAAGCAGAGATCGAGGAACACCTGATATGATGAACAAATGGTATGACTTTTAAGACCTTTCTCATATGGGAATTCATTTATTTTTCTCTAAATGTAAATAGCTTACAGCTGTTATTAGTTAAAATAAATAACTATAACAATAAACTCTTTTTCTGTACATTATTAATTTATGGCTCTTATTATTCTTGCTTGTTTAATGTGTAGGAAAATGACATTAATGATCATTATGgagtaccgagagagttggctacacTATGCtacaagctgtgagcttgcatttgggagatggtgggtttaaacccAACTATCAgtagccctgagatggttttccatgatttcccatttttacaccattttTCCCCATCTTAATACTGACCTGTCCCATAGCTGAGATGTAGAACAAATAGATATTATTATGGAGTTAGgctttaaaattaattcaaaaatataaGAATTCTTTTGAGTACTTCAGCAATTTTTAGAAATCAACCTGAGCAGAAGAACACTCATAATAGAGATGAAGTTCATACTATGAATAAAGTCATTGGATAAAGCTTTGCAAATTAGCAGACTTGGATGGCAAGGCCATGCAAGGTCAATGAATGAAGGTTTCCGATTTTAAGCAAAGAGGGATAGAAATGGAGGCCACAATATTAGCAGGATTTTGGTGGTGCTAGACTGGTTTTGAGAGGAAGGAACCTATGATACAACATGCATGCAGTTTGGTTGCAGTATACTTACAGTAAATATTTGGCCAGCATAGAAGATTACTGCATTTACTCCACTCAGTTGCTGGAACAACATGAGACCCATAGATATAAGCATCGCTTTCTTGGCTGCTTTTGTGGAGAAAGCTTCAGAGAAAGATAACTTCTCTCTTTCTGCCTTCTCTACTGCATCTTTGATTTCTCTGATCTCCAGATCTATGTCGTAATCTGGTCCTCGAAACCATTGCAATGATTTGCGGGCCTCTGCCTCTCTTCCACAGCGCATGTGTTGCACAGGGGTCTCTGGCATAAAGAAGAAGATGACGCCAAACACAATGGGCACTAATCCACATACAACAGATAGCCACATTAGCTCCATAAAACTCCCCAATACATAGACGAATAGAATGCCAATTGTCACCATAAGTTGAAAGAAGCTTCCAAGCTGGCCTCGAATATCTTTTTCTGCAATCTCACTGGTATAAACAGGGGCTGTCAAACTGAATGCACCACCTGTCATTCCCACAATGAATCTTCCTGCAATGAACATGGCAAGCTGCAACAAGAACATACATTTAGTATCATATACACCatattcaattaagtgaaataaaaaataaataaatcagaaaaacTGATGAGTGAAAATGATGACAATTGTTATTTTACAGGGTCTAACACTGTAGTTATCAACACTTTACtatgataaaataaaaaaatgggaAACACTAGAAAGAAACATATCTGTCATCGGCCCCCTATGGTACAAgaggaaataatttaaaatttacccaATGAGTGTGATGGCACTTAGAATTTGTCAAAGTCGACTTTCTTGAGAATGTCTGGAAAATTGGCCCAATGACTACGACATCCATATTTGAGGCAACCCCTTCATGTTTTAtaagcagggaacggatttatatgtactaatatttaattaaatttgtgtgtgtgtgtgtgtataaagttatttttaatgaaatatggaattatatatggacttaaaataaCAAAAATTATCATTTGCAATTTTTGGAGGTGCTTATGATTTAAATATCATCTTTATATTAAAAGGTTACTGCTCAAACTAATGCAACAACATGTGAAGAAATCGTAAGATTTATATTAATGATGGAACATCTGAATCTGAACACACATACAAAAGTCTTTCAaaagattgaaaaatacatttttgaaaaacCTTTTACTCTTAAAACCATTCACATCTGTGCTATTGCACAGTTCAGAATTTCCACCAAGCAAGAATGACTTAAACAAGAAGGTTTCTTTAGGTCACCATCGCCAATGATTCATGAAACCGGTACGAGACTCTTCCTCATCCACTATACTCACAAGGCCTCTTGTTAACCACCTTGTTAAATATttagataatttttttcttttggcAGGAAATTGTTCAGCACTGAAACATCAATTAAATATACCGTCAAGGAATTTCTTACGTCCAGACGTTGGACTTCTACAAAATGGATACAAATGCACTTGTATGTTGATGGGTGAGGTGTTTCATCTTAGGTGTTCATTATGATTAATAAAAGTATCTTTGTCACAGAGTTCCTGTTGTCTTAAGTTTCACTTCTAGATCTGACATTTCATGTAATAATTAGCAGACATCAGAGGTCTTTAAGTAACTTAACTACATGTTATACAATATAAAAGCAATGATCTTACCGAGTTACCAAAGATGATTAAGAGCCAGCCTCCCACAAAAGGTAAAACAAGCCCAAGCATTGTCCATTTACGACCAAACTTGTCCATAAGGAAACCGATGGGGATAACAACAACAGCTGCTCCAAGGGCCATAGCTGCTCCAATCCAGGACTGTGCCGAATCATCATAATTATCTTCAGTTAGTGGTTTCTTTGCAGGCGATGTCCAAGCCAACACATTTCCCAACGCAAATGCTCCCAAAGTTACTAAAAGATAAAGAGGATAAACTGCTTGTCAATGCagaaatttgtttaaaatgaagaaAGAGAACCTCTAAGGACAATAAACACACCATTACACAATTCATAATAACCTACAAAAAAGTAACTCCTAAAGTTACAAAAAAAGTTAAGACTTATCAAAACATGGGAAAGATGTTACTGCTTAAGGAAGCAAGGGTCAACTTTGTTCGTACCTTTTCATTACTTAACCCTTGAATAATATGCAATTGATTTTTTCATTCCAAAAAGTAATGTACAATCATCagaaaaatattttacttttaatatttaAATACATTATTTTGAAGGGGCACATTTAATCTTGTCAACCATTTAGATTTTTTTggtcatttttatattttatttacatagggCTAATGATTGGTTTTAAGTGGGAAGTTGTCATGCTTTTGGTTGAATGTGTAATGGATGTTTAAACTTTAATTTGTTTTTGAATGGGCAGATCTTGCCAATATTTGCATACATTTGTAAACATGGGTAATTAAAATAAAGCCAAActaatattatattttaatactgAACCTCAGAATATTAAAAATTAACTGAAGCCTGTGTATGATTAGACTAATATTAGATAAATttggatgaaattaaattaattacagttgttttctattttaattttttaagtcACAGACTGCATTTCTTTAAAGGATGCAAGTCTTGAAacattgaacatacatacatacatacatacatacatacatacatacatacatacatacatacatacatacatacatttcataCATACATTTCATACTGAAGTGATGTCGGTAGGGGAAAAAAATATGGAGAATCGAATGTTAGATCTGGAATACAAAACTGAAACGGGTTgattatttcaattatttaggatatGTATTCCCCAGATTTTAAATTGAATCAAggagcagcaaagctaatgcagtgagctcgcagttgccatcaacagtattctgtaagaaagaagtcggctccCAAACAAAACTTTTATaccggtccgttttcagaccaactatgatgtatggaagtgaaaaatgggttgacttaggttatcttattcacaagttataagtaacagacatgaaaatagcaagaatgatcacTGATACAAagaggtaggaacaatggcaggagggtactctgaatgagaaaATAAGGGCTAAGATAGGAATAAACTAAATTGAtagttgtacgcataaaccagctacggaggtggggtcatgtgaggccctaggagaatagtggacttaGTCATGGAGGTTACAAGTAGGAGACCAAGACAgcagttagactcagtttccaatgatttaaagataagaagtttggaactaaatgaggccacagagctagtaatAAATAGAGGATTTTGAAGGCATATAGTAAATTCATTGAAGCTTGCAATCTGAATGCTGAAACCATTACaatggtggacattcttaactacaaaacacagacacataTACATGAatgatgtgtgcttgcaatgcgcgggtcagatacgaaactattcacctatttgtgcgatgccagcagagctgcagtagacctatgcTACAGAGACGGACattgcagtaaggcttgtacccgcttcgaagcggaatagTTTTTTGTTCTCTGACAAATCACATTGGGGGtccttgtatgcaagatttatttttttcattttcttcatctcgaaaagccagggTACATGGGGTTTCAAAAGTTCCATTGCTAAGTTCTTCAGGTAGGCACCACGATCCAGTGGAGTTCCTGTATTCAATTTGAAAATTATATAGCTGTTAATCAATCCTACATACATTAGTGTGAAAAGTACCAATAATGATTTATATATACAAACTATAACACAGAAATTAGTGCAAATGCAACTGATTGCGCATGAAGTAGAATGCTCACTACTGACAGAAGCTGACAATTTCTTCCTCCACGTCCCTTCTCAAAGTCACAAATTCACGTGTCAATGCATATGTCCTCACAAAGCTGCTGAGTAAAAGTATACCTGGGGTAAAGTTTGAAACTACACGCTGTATAAAAGACCGGCTGATTTTCAATGaacgtgagcattttgctcatatagtaACCACTGGTGGGTTAAAAAATCCTGATTCATTCAGCAATTCAAAGTCAAAACAAGATGAACCTTAATGTTTTGCAAATATGCACGGTTGTGCAATTAACTGAAGAGGCTACTACCATACTTTAGTCTTTATAAATGTCAATGCTCATGAATGCTCTCAGAAAAGCCAACAAGTTAGGTGTTAAGTTCTGAAACAAAATACAGTACTGTTCATTGCTACTACACTAGTGACACCTAGCAAGTTCCCCAGCAAGGTGGAACTAACTGTACACTTTTGCAAACTTGTAAAGCAGAAATAACAATACTCAACTGTTGAAGAGAATGAACAGCAAGGAAGTAAATTCTCCTTCTGCACATATTCAATGCTGCACATTGAAGGGTTAACCTTATAACACATCATGGAGTCTATAGTTTTAGACAGAATTCAATCCATGGAATAAAAACTTCATTTCAATAATCCCTCAACTTCTGACATATCTGGATTGTAACTGCTTTGATTAAAAGCTAACAAAGTTGCTGACATCTCTCTTTCTCACTCTATATCTGGGGTAAAGAACACACCATTAGCTATGGGTGAGGCCATACTTCTACTATTTTGTCTTATCTTTCTTGGCTGCGAGGTATCCTGTAATTTTGATAAGAACATTTATTTCAATAGTGATCACAGACAATTATACAAGtatttgttttctgttttttaacAGAACTGTACATGATTGTAAAATGGggataattccacctaatcaatactgcttaACTGTACATGACCGAAAAAGTTATTTTGGCAGTTACTGCTATCACGCATTCATTGATCAAGCAGAAAGATCTAATTATCAgtataaaatacatgtttcttgtTCGACCATACAATAATATATTAATTATATGTGGTATAACTGTAACTTAATGACATATATTAATGTACTGTTGTTAATCCAACTATCTATTTCCAACTGACAATATCCGATATTGAGGAAGAGACTggccttcaaaaggcagaagtattcagtcagcagtatgtaaagattgttggttacaaggataatgtcgagacagaggaagagactggccttcatttaaaccgcagtggtacgtataagttaggaaatttgtttagaagggtaatagggaggtacattcaaggaaacgggatggcctagggagcggtgataagggaacagggaagtggaaatcaagtagggatgacataaaattgttagtgctgaactgtagaagtattgtaaagaaacgaatagaattaagtaatttaatagatatatatttaccagatattgtaataggagttgaatcatggctgagaaatgatataatggatgcagaaattttc includes:
- the nebu gene encoding facilitated trehalose transporter Tret1 isoform X2, which codes for MEDPKIGISTQTLVSSTGDTHKARKVPQYVAALAVTLGAFALGNVLAWTSPAKKPLTEDNYDDSAQSWIGAAMALGAAVVVIPIGFLMDKFGRKWTMLGLVLPFVGGWLLIIFGNSLAMFIAGRFIVGMTGGAFSLTAPVYTSEIAEKDIRGQLGSFFQLMVTIGILFVYVLGSFMELMWLSVVCGLVPIVFGVIFFFMPETPVQHMRCGREAEARKSLQWFRGPDYDIDLEIREIKDAVEKAEREKLSFSEAFSTKAAKKAMLISMGLMLFQQLSGVNAVIFYAGQIFTDAGSSLDSDISAIIVGVVQVLATFVSSMVVDRLGRRILLLISDCVMAICSLLLGIFFYLKEDTKTDISAIGWLPLASLCIFIVVFSLGFGPIPWMIFGELFPSQIKGSASSVACLFNWILAFCVTKFFSDLSHAFGNGPTFWIFCGISTLGTVFVFFIVPETKGKSLEQIQRELGGESSELPSVSVNESQKKEWPSSNTEKY